A single genomic interval of Helianthus annuus cultivar XRQ/B chromosome 6, HanXRQr2.0-SUNRISE, whole genome shotgun sequence harbors:
- the LOC110865395 gene encoding probable glutathione S-transferase, producing MANEVKLHGVTGSPFVCRAVIALNLKEIKYEFVAEDLSNKSADLLKYNPVYKKVPVLVHNGNPISESLVIVEYIDEVWKGVPILPQDAYEKAQARFWAKVIDDKCLPAVFKAIASHGEEQAVAEAHEALQFLENELKVKGSKFFGGDNINLVDISATFLALWVGAAEEALGIEVLSKHKFPKLTEWSDNYVNCQAVKDSLPPKENLVAFFKKRFGKA from the exons ATGGCGAATGAGGTGAAGTTGCACGGAGTTACAGGAAGTCCGTTCGTCTGCAGAGCGGTTATTGCTCTGAATCTGAAGGAAATCAAGTATGAATTTGTTGCGGAAGATTTGAGCAACAAGAGTGCTGATTTACTTAAATACAATCCTGTTTATAAGAAGGTGCCGGTGCTCGTACACAACGGGAATCCGATATCGGAGTCTCTTGTGATCGTGGAGTATATTGATGAAGTGTGGAAAGGAGTTCCGATTTTGCCTCAGGATGCTTACGAGAAGGCTCAGGCTCGATTTTGGGCCAAAGTTATTGATGATAAG TGTCTTCCTGCAGTATTCAAGGCTATTGCGAGCCATGGAGAGGAGCAAGCTGTTGCAGAAGCTCATGAGGCACTGCAATTTCTGGAAAATGAACTGAAAGTGAAAGGCAGCAAGTTTTTTGGAGGTGATAACATCAACCTGGTTGATATTTCTGCAACTTTCCTAGCCCTTTGGGTTGGTGCAGCTGAAGAAGCATTAGGAATAGAGGTGTTAAGCAAACACAAGTTTCCGAAGTTAACCGAATGGAGTGATAACTATGTTAACTGTCAAGCTGTGAAGGATAGCTTACCTCCAAAAGAAAACTTAGTTGCTTTCTTTAAGAAGCGGTTTGGTAAGGCATAA